Proteins from a single region of Chryseobacterium sp. W4I1:
- the purB gene encoding adenylosuccinate lyase produces the protein MNSYKNPLEERYSSEEMLFNFSHNNKFRTWRKLWIALAEIEKDLGLDISDEQIAELKANAENIDYDKAAEYEKKFRHDVMAHVHTYGDVAPSAKGIIHLGATSAFVGDNTDLIQIRDGLLILKKKLVNVMKNLADFSIQYKDLPTLGFTHFQPAQLTTVGKRATLWLQSLVLDIEELDFFLETLRFRGVKGTTGTAASFLELFNGDYSKVKHLDKELSKRFGFEKVFGVSGQTYDRKIDAKVVALLGNIAQSAHKFTNDLRLLQNLKEIEEPFEKNQIGSSAMAYKRNPMRSERIGALAKYVMSLTTSSAMVASTQWFERTLDDSANKRLTIPQAFLAVDAILLIWNNIMNGIVVYPNRINKHIMEELPFMATEYIIMEEVKAGGDRQEIHEVIRVHSMEASKKVKEEGKENDLIERILNDDSLKLDKSKLKEVLDPKNFIGFAPIQTEEFIANEVQPILDQNKDLIGLEADLKV, from the coding sequence ATGAATTCCTACAAAAATCCATTGGAAGAGCGCTATTCCAGTGAAGAAATGTTGTTTAATTTCTCACATAATAACAAATTCCGTACCTGGAGAAAGCTTTGGATCGCTTTGGCTGAAATTGAAAAAGACCTTGGTCTTGATATTTCTGACGAGCAGATTGCAGAGTTGAAAGCTAATGCTGAAAATATCGATTACGATAAAGCGGCTGAGTATGAAAAAAAATTCCGTCATGATGTAATGGCTCACGTTCACACCTATGGTGATGTGGCCCCTTCAGCAAAAGGAATTATCCACTTAGGAGCTACTTCAGCTTTTGTAGGAGACAATACAGACCTTATTCAGATCCGTGACGGGCTTTTGATTTTAAAGAAAAAGCTGGTTAATGTAATGAAAAACCTGGCTGATTTCTCTATTCAGTATAAAGACCTTCCTACTTTAGGATTTACCCATTTCCAGCCGGCTCAGCTGACTACTGTTGGGAAAAGAGCGACCCTTTGGTTACAGAGTTTGGTTCTTGATATTGAAGAACTGGATTTCTTCTTAGAAACACTACGTTTCAGAGGAGTAAAAGGAACTACAGGTACTGCTGCAAGCTTCTTGGAGCTTTTCAACGGTGATTATTCTAAAGTAAAACATTTAGATAAAGAACTTTCAAAAAGATTCGGTTTCGAAAAAGTATTCGGCGTTTCAGGTCAGACTTATGACAGAAAAATTGATGCTAAAGTAGTTGCTTTATTAGGAAATATTGCCCAGTCTGCTCATAAATTCACCAACGATTTACGTCTTCTTCAAAATCTTAAAGAAATTGAAGAGCCTTTCGAGAAAAACCAGATTGGTTCATCAGCAATGGCGTACAAACGTAATCCAATGAGAAGTGAAAGAATCGGGGCTTTGGCAAAATATGTAATGTCCTTAACGACAAGTTCTGCAATGGTAGCTTCTACTCAATGGTTTGAAAGAACATTGGATGACTCTGCCAACAAGAGACTGACGATTCCTCAGGCTTTTCTTGCTGTTGACGCTATTCTATTGATCTGGAACAACATCATGAACGGGATCGTTGTATATCCAAACAGAATCAACAAACATATTATGGAAGAACTTCCTTTCATGGCGACAGAATATATCATCATGGAAGAAGTGAAAGCTGGTGGTGACCGTCAGGAAATTCATGAAGTAATCAGAGTTCACTCTATGGAAGCTTCTAAAAAAGTAAAAGAAGAAGGGAAAGAAAATGACCTTATTGAAAGAATCTTAAATGATGATTCTTTAAAATTAGATAAATCAAAATTAAAAGAAGTTTTAGATCCTAAAAACTTTATCGGTTTCGCACCTATTCAGACGGAGGAATTCATCGCAAATGAAGTCCAGCCCATTCTGGATCAGAATAAAGACCTGATAGGATTGGAGGCTGATCTTAAAGTATAA
- a CDS encoding helix-turn-helix transcriptional regulator, with the protein MDLQKLKIKKNIQKEEDKNLSFRIFDLSKERLQEYQKPHKKDHFCIIVVENGHVQVHIEEKTHSLKAGKISVIFPEQVHFVSNPSEDLKGKFILFEEILFCSDILKNELSTYNVNLSTQLNCTILPAKEFERSMHLLKMIWDIYINPSLIKKEQARFYIKIFLLGLIESIHGLHPVLYKETTDKPLYIQFKKYLNQHYKEQRTVQYYAEKLSITSKKLNSITKKHCGETAIHTIHNRILIEIKRQLLFSDLTHKEIAFDLGFNSPSALSKFVKSKLKETPTELQQELAQMYNG; encoded by the coding sequence ATGGATTTACAGAAATTGAAGATCAAGAAAAACATCCAAAAAGAAGAGGATAAAAACCTGTCTTTCCGTATTTTTGATCTGAGCAAAGAAAGGCTGCAAGAATATCAGAAGCCTCACAAAAAAGATCACTTCTGTATAATTGTCGTTGAAAATGGCCATGTTCAGGTTCATATTGAAGAAAAGACGCATAGCCTTAAAGCCGGAAAGATTTCTGTCATTTTTCCTGAACAGGTTCATTTTGTTTCAAATCCAAGCGAAGATTTAAAGGGAAAGTTTATTCTGTTTGAGGAAATTTTGTTCTGCTCTGATATTCTTAAAAATGAACTGAGCACCTATAACGTAAATCTTTCTACCCAGCTTAACTGTACTATTCTTCCTGCGAAAGAGTTTGAGCGAAGTATGCATCTGTTGAAAATGATTTGGGATATTTATATCAACCCAAGTCTTATTAAAAAGGAACAGGCCCGTTTTTATATTAAAATTTTTCTGCTGGGCCTTATTGAATCTATTCACGGATTACATCCGGTATTGTATAAGGAAACTACAGATAAGCCTCTGTATATTCAATTTAAAAAGTATCTTAATCAGCATTACAAAGAGCAGCGAACGGTTCAGTATTATGCTGAAAAATTATCTATTACCTCTAAAAAACTAAATTCCATCACAAAAAAACATTGTGGGGAAACAGCCATCCATACGATCCATAACCGTATTCTGATAGAAATTAAAAGGCAGCTTTTATTCTCAGACCTTACTCACAAAGAGATTGCGTTTGACCTTGGGTTCAATTCTCCTTCTGCTCTTAGTAAGTTTGTAAAGTCTAAATTAAAGGAAACTCCAACGGAACTTCAGCAGGAACTGGCGCAAATGTATAACGGATAG